A window from Vicinamibacteria bacterium encodes these proteins:
- a CDS encoding DUF2911 domain-containing protein, which yields MKKKAIRFGAGAGMLVMTMPILLAHGNKPGSSSASIGGGEVKVEFVGPSANGRDVLSLLPPGGYWRMGADKATTLTTDVDLKVGDATVPKGTYTLVAHFSEGKEWSLVVADGVGSGSKPTKIVAQVPGTLSKTDAVVENMIIKLEANGSAGKLVLEWGTARLTAEFSAA from the coding sequence ATGAAGAAGAAAGCGATTCGATTTGGGGCCGGAGCCGGCATGCTCGTCATGACCATGCCCATTCTGCTCGCGCACGGAAACAAACCAGGCAGCTCGAGCGCCTCGATTGGTGGAGGCGAAGTCAAGGTCGAGTTCGTCGGACCCTCCGCGAATGGACGCGATGTCCTGAGCCTCCTCCCTCCGGGGGGCTACTGGCGGATGGGCGCGGACAAGGCCACCACGCTCACGACGGACGTCGACCTGAAGGTCGGCGACGCCACCGTCCCCAAGGGCACTTACACTCTCGTGGCCCATTTCTCCGAGGGCAAGGAGTGGTCGTTGGTCGTGGCCGACGGGGTCGGCAGTGGGTCCAAGCCGACGAAAATCGTCGCCCAGGTTCCCGGTACACTGAGCAAGACCGACGCTGTGGTCGAGAACATGATTATCAAGCTCGAGGCGAATGGAAGCGCCGGAAAACTCGTGCTCGAGTGGGGTACCGCGCGTCTCACCGCCGAGTTCTCCGCGGCCTGA
- a CDS encoding TlpA disulfide reductase family protein yields MRVLAFAATTVGLLAGAAVAQDTDDPEKRIIRYIKENLKPGERLIVSQLYNEVFTAPEERAVLDKLNRAFFRVPLFVIEFEQREGRLPTLDDISGQFDFYGPEEADVVLSIMETDPRVPRFIERDPETRELTRIDIEKVKADERFNQAVERTLTGWEGKEMPDFTGVGFDGTETRLSDLEGKAVLVYVWFTDCPPCVKIGPELVALQERYSGRGFTVVGLNADQVLKLTYDDAYRAEYAAKVGVNYPNLHLTEEVRASLGNVNIFPTLFLVSPAGTIAGHFVNFQSREVLGPAIESVLPSASN; encoded by the coding sequence ATGAGGGTTCTGGCGTTTGCTGCCACGACGGTCGGTTTGCTTGCGGGAGCGGCCGTCGCTCAGGATACTGACGACCCCGAGAAACGTATCATCCGCTACATCAAGGAGAACTTGAAGCCGGGCGAAAGATTGATCGTTTCCCAGCTCTACAACGAAGTGTTCACTGCTCCCGAAGAGCGCGCCGTTCTGGACAAGCTGAACCGCGCGTTTTTCCGAGTGCCTCTCTTCGTGATCGAGTTCGAGCAGCGCGAAGGGCGCCTTCCTACTCTAGATGACATAAGCGGACAGTTCGACTTCTATGGACCGGAGGAAGCAGATGTGGTTCTGTCGATAATGGAAACGGATCCTCGCGTTCCCAGATTCATCGAGCGCGATCCTGAGACCCGCGAGCTCACCAGGATCGACATCGAGAAAGTCAAGGCCGATGAGAGATTCAACCAGGCGGTGGAGCGCACCTTGACGGGGTGGGAGGGCAAGGAGATGCCCGACTTTACCGGTGTCGGCTTCGATGGGACGGAAACGAGGCTGTCCGATCTCGAGGGCAAGGCAGTTCTGGTCTACGTTTGGTTCACTGATTGCCCGCCATGCGTGAAGATCGGGCCCGAGCTCGTTGCGCTTCAGGAGCGATACTCCGGCCGCGGGTTCACCGTGGTGGGTCTCAACGCCGATCAGGTGCTCAAGCTGACGTATGATGACGCCTACCGCGCGGAGTACGCGGCCAAGGTTGGTGTGAACTATCCCAATTTGCATCTTACCGAGGAAGTGCGGGCGTCGCTGGGAAACGTCAACATATTCCCGACTCTGTTTCTCGTATCACCTGCGGGAACGATTGCCGGACATTTTGTGAATTTCCAGTCCCGGGAAGTGCTCGGACCGGCGATCGAGAGCGTCCTGCCCTCGGCGTCGAACTGA